One window of the Arthrobacter sp. D5-1 genome contains the following:
- a CDS encoding L-serine ammonia-lyase produces MAVGVFDLFSVGIGPSSSHTVGPMRAGAVFARELRESGDLESIAGLRVDLYGSLAATGKGHGTFTAVLLGLEGYDPEEILPDEVEERLASIAETGKLNLAGGKLLDYAVEDMVLHPLTVLPRHTNGMKFAVADAEGNTLREATFFSVGGGFIVREGEENAAQQELEESKKELPLPFRTAAELLGRCASKGLGISDIMFINERASRSEEEIREGLLHIWHVMEACVETSLKREGVLPGGLRVRRRAPDWLERLLKEDKDRNDPKYWQEWVNLIALAVNEENASGGRVVTAPTNGAAGIIPAVLYYALNYAPGMDQASQEDRDDVVVKFLLTAGAVGVLYKEQASISGAEVGCQGEVGSASSMAAAGLAEVMGGTPGQVENAAEIAMEHNLGLTCDPIGGLVQIPCIERNAIAAAKAINAAKMALWGDGTHRVSLDEVIVTMRETGKDMSHKYKETAMGGLAVNVVEC; encoded by the coding sequence ATGGCCGTTGGGGTCTTCGATCTGTTCTCTGTAGGCATTGGGCCGTCGAGCTCTCATACTGTGGGGCCGATGCGTGCCGGGGCGGTGTTTGCCCGTGAGCTACGTGAATCCGGTGACCTTGAATCCATTGCCGGTTTGCGGGTTGATCTGTACGGATCGTTGGCCGCCACCGGTAAGGGGCACGGCACCTTCACTGCTGTCCTGCTGGGGCTGGAAGGATACGACCCCGAGGAGATCCTTCCTGACGAGGTGGAGGAGCGGTTGGCTTCCATTGCTGAGACGGGGAAGCTCAACCTGGCCGGCGGGAAGCTCCTCGACTATGCGGTGGAGGATATGGTGTTGCATCCGTTGACGGTGTTGCCGCGGCATACGAACGGGATGAAGTTCGCCGTGGCCGACGCTGAGGGAAACACCTTGCGGGAGGCGACGTTCTTTTCGGTCGGTGGCGGGTTCATTGTCCGTGAGGGTGAGGAGAACGCTGCACAGCAGGAGTTGGAGGAGTCGAAGAAGGAGTTGCCGTTGCCGTTCCGGACGGCGGCGGAGTTGTTGGGCCGGTGTGCGTCCAAGGGTTTGGGGATCAGCGACATCATGTTCATCAATGAGCGGGCGTCCCGGTCGGAGGAGGAGATCCGGGAGGGTTTGCTGCATATCTGGCATGTGATGGAAGCCTGTGTTGAAACGAGTTTGAAGCGTGAGGGTGTGTTGCCCGGTGGGTTGAGGGTCCGGCGTCGTGCTCCTGACTGGTTGGAGCGGCTGCTGAAGGAGGACAAGGACCGGAACGATCCGAAGTATTGGCAGGAGTGGGTGAACCTGATCGCCCTGGCCGTCAATGAGGAGAACGCCTCGGGTGGCCGGGTGGTCACGGCGCCGACCAATGGTGCTGCGGGGATCATTCCGGCGGTGCTGTATTACGCGTTGAATTATGCCCCGGGCATGGATCAGGCCTCCCAGGAGGATCGGGATGATGTGGTGGTGAAGTTCCTGCTCACTGCCGGTGCTGTGGGTGTGTTGTACAAGGAACAGGCCTCCATTTCGGGGGCTGAGGTGGGCTGCCAGGGTGAGGTGGGGTCGGCGTCGTCGATGGCTGCTGCCGGGTTGGCTGAGGTGATGGGTGGTACGCCGGGTCAGGTGGAGAACGCCGCGGAGATCGCGATGGAACACAACCTGGGGCTGACGTGTGATCCGATCGGTGGGTTGGTGCAGATTCCGTGTATTGAGCGGAACGCGATCGCGGCGGCGAAGGCTATCAACGCCGCGAAGATGGCGTTGTGGGGTGATGGGACGCACCGGGTGTCCCTGGATGAGGTGATCGTGACCATGCGGGAAACGGGCAAGGACATGTCCCATAAGTACAAGGAAACCGCGATGGGCGGCCTCGCCGTCAACGTCGTCGAATGCTGA
- the glyA gene encoding serine hydroxymethyltransferase yields the protein MNPVSVTEYQQVVSASLDAQLSELDPEIAAKIDDELGRQRDGLEMIASENHTAVAVMQAQGSVLTNKYAEGYPGKRYYGGCEHVDVIEQLAIDRIKSLFGAEYANVQPHSGAQANASVMHALIKPGDTIMGLNLAHGGHLTHGMRINFSGKLYNVVPYGVREDTHTVDMAEVERLAQEHKPALIVAGWSAYARQLDFAEFRRIADSVGAYLMVDMAHFAGLVAAGLHPSPVPHAHVTTSTTHKTLAGPRGGIILSNDADIAKKINSAVFPGQQGGPLEHVIAGKAVAFKIAASEEFRERQERVLAGARILAERLVQPDVAAKGISVVSGGTDVHLVLVDLRNCELDGQQAEDRLATIDITVNRNAVPFDPRPPMVTSGLRIGTPALATRGFGEAAFREVADIIAEALIADADADLSGLRHRVDVLAKAHPLYPGVANLA from the coding sequence GTGAACCCGGTATCTGTAACTGAGTACCAGCAAGTGGTGTCGGCGTCGCTGGACGCCCAGCTGTCAGAGCTGGATCCTGAGATTGCTGCGAAGATCGACGACGAACTGGGTCGCCAGCGCGACGGCCTGGAAATGATCGCCTCGGAGAACCACACGGCCGTTGCTGTCATGCAGGCCCAAGGCTCGGTCCTGACCAACAAGTACGCCGAAGGTTACCCGGGCAAGCGCTACTACGGCGGCTGCGAGCATGTTGACGTGATCGAACAGCTCGCGATCGACCGCATCAAGTCCCTTTTCGGGGCCGAGTACGCGAACGTCCAGCCACACTCCGGTGCGCAGGCCAACGCCTCCGTGATGCACGCCCTCATCAAGCCCGGCGACACCATCATGGGCCTGAACCTGGCTCACGGTGGGCACCTCACGCACGGCATGCGCATCAACTTCTCCGGCAAGCTCTACAACGTGGTTCCCTACGGCGTCCGCGAGGACACCCACACGGTGGATATGGCCGAGGTTGAGCGCCTGGCACAGGAGCACAAACCTGCGCTGATCGTTGCCGGCTGGTCCGCTTATGCGCGGCAGTTGGACTTCGCTGAGTTCCGCCGGATCGCCGACTCCGTGGGCGCCTACCTGATGGTGGACATGGCCCACTTCGCCGGCCTGGTGGCTGCGGGGCTGCACCCCTCGCCCGTCCCACATGCGCACGTCACCACGTCCACCACGCACAAGACCCTCGCCGGTCCGCGTGGCGGCATCATCCTCTCCAACGACGCCGACATCGCCAAGAAGATCAACTCGGCCGTGTTCCCGGGCCAGCAGGGCGGACCGCTGGAGCACGTGATCGCCGGCAAGGCCGTCGCGTTCAAGATCGCCGCCTCGGAGGAGTTCCGTGAGCGTCAGGAACGTGTCCTCGCGGGTGCCCGCATCCTTGCCGAGCGACTGGTCCAGCCCGACGTCGCCGCCAAGGGCATCAGCGTCGTCTCCGGAGGAACGGACGTGCACCTGGTCCTCGTCGACCTCCGCAATTGCGAACTCGACGGCCAGCAAGCCGAAGACCGCCTTGCCACGATCGACATCACCGTCAACCGCAATGCCGTCCCGTTCGACCCCCGCCCGCCCATGGTCACCTCCGGACTGCGCATCGGCACTCCGGCGTTGGCGACGCGCGGCTTCGGTGAAGCAGCCTTCCGCGAGGTGGCCGACATCATCGCCGAGGCATTAATCGCCGACGCCGACGCGGACCTTTCCGGGCTGCGTCACCGTGTTGATGTTCTTGCGAAGGCGCACCCGCTGTACCCGGGAGTCGCGAACCTCGCCTAA
- the gcvH gene encoding glycine cleavage system protein GcvH, translated as MSKVVAELKYSAEHEWVAADGEGPVGIGISAVAADALGDIVYVDLPEVGSTVTAGETCGEVESTKSVSDLYSPVTGEVTEINDAVVTDPALINNDPYGAGWLFKVAATEEGPLMSAEEYAATNGGEL; from the coding sequence ATGAGCAAGGTAGTTGCTGAATTGAAGTACTCGGCTGAGCACGAGTGGGTTGCCGCTGACGGTGAAGGGCCCGTGGGGATCGGGATTTCCGCGGTGGCCGCTGACGCCCTGGGCGACATTGTGTACGTGGACCTCCCGGAGGTTGGTTCCACAGTGACCGCAGGGGAGACCTGTGGCGAGGTTGAATCCACCAAGTCGGTATCGGACCTGTACTCGCCCGTGACGGGGGAGGTGACCGAGATCAACGACGCCGTTGTCACTGATCCCGCCCTCATCAACAACGATCCTTATGGCGCGGGCTGGCTGTTCAAGGTGGCTGCCACAGAAGAAGGGCCGCTCATGTCGGCCGAAGAATACGCTGCAACGAACGGTGGAGAACTGTGA
- the gcvT gene encoding glycine cleavage system aminomethyltransferase GcvT, whose translation MSENYTALYEQHKKAGASFTDFGGWQMPLKYESELAEHHAVRKSAGLFDLSHMGEVWVSGQDAAAFLDYALVGKLSAIAVGKAKYSLICNTDGGIIDDLITYRRPSPEDGVDKYLVVPNAGNAKVVAAALLKRAAGFDVVVEDVSAETSLIAVQGPNAEAILLTLVPTDQHALVTDLKYYAAVEVGLTFDGGTQYLLLARTGYTGEDGFEIYVPNLDAPGLWEALLEAGEGHGLIPAGLAARDSLRLEAGMPLYGNELSIHVNAYAAGLGPVVSLAKESDFVGREALTSIKAAGVGSTIGQKLVGLKGTGRRAARGHYSVLKDGSLIGEVTSGQPSPTLGYPVAMAYVDVEHSEPGTTVEVDLRGKAEPFEVVALPFYKRRK comes from the coding sequence ATGTCTGAGAACTACACCGCTCTCTACGAGCAGCACAAAAAGGCCGGTGCATCCTTCACGGACTTCGGCGGCTGGCAGATGCCCCTGAAGTACGAGTCCGAACTCGCCGAACACCACGCAGTCCGCAAGTCCGCGGGCTTGTTCGACCTCTCCCACATGGGTGAAGTCTGGGTGTCCGGCCAGGACGCTGCGGCCTTCCTGGATTACGCGCTGGTAGGCAAGCTGTCCGCGATCGCCGTGGGCAAAGCGAAGTACTCGCTGATCTGCAACACCGACGGCGGCATCATCGACGACCTCATTACCTACCGCCGACCCTCTCCTGAGGACGGCGTGGACAAGTACCTGGTGGTCCCCAATGCGGGCAACGCCAAAGTGGTCGCCGCGGCGCTGCTGAAGCGCGCGGCCGGTTTCGACGTCGTCGTAGAGGACGTTTCTGCCGAGACGTCACTGATCGCGGTGCAGGGCCCGAACGCCGAAGCCATCCTGCTGACCCTGGTTCCCACCGATCAGCACGCGCTGGTCACCGATCTGAAGTACTACGCTGCGGTTGAGGTTGGGCTGACGTTCGACGGCGGCACCCAGTACCTGCTGCTGGCCCGCACCGGCTACACCGGCGAAGACGGCTTCGAAATCTACGTCCCGAACCTCGACGCCCCGGGCCTCTGGGAAGCATTGCTCGAAGCCGGCGAAGGCCACGGCCTCATCCCGGCAGGCCTCGCAGCCCGCGACTCACTGCGTTTGGAGGCCGGAATGCCGCTCTACGGCAACGAGCTCTCCATCCACGTCAATGCCTACGCCGCAGGCCTCGGCCCGGTCGTTTCCTTAGCCAAGGAAAGCGACTTCGTTGGTCGGGAAGCACTGACGTCGATCAAGGCAGCCGGGGTCGGATCCACCATCGGCCAGAAGCTGGTCGGTCTCAAAGGTACCGGCCGCCGCGCCGCCCGCGGACACTACTCGGTCCTCAAAGACGGCTCGCTCATCGGCGAAGTCACCTCCGGCCAACCGAGCCCCACGCTCGGTTACCCAGTAGCGATGGCGTATGTCGACGTCGAGCATTCAGAGCCGGGCACGACGGTCGAGGTGGACCTGCGCGGGAAGGCTGAGCCCTTCGAAGTAGTCGCGCTCCCGTTCTACAAACGTCGGAAGTAG